Proteins encoded in a region of the Zea mays cultivar B73 chromosome 2, Zm-B73-REFERENCE-NAM-5.0, whole genome shotgun sequence genome:
- the LOC100193342 gene encoding Transmembrane 9 superfamily member 9 precursor, with protein sequence MRTPAMLRWAAALAVLLAVAAPAAGFYLPGVAPTDFAKGGPLPVKVNKLTSIKTQLPYTYYSLPFCKPDAIVDSAENLGEVLRGDRIENSPYVFKMREPKMCQIVCKAKITEKEAKELKEKIEEEYRVNMILDNLPLVVPVNRQDKNSIAYQGGYHVGLKGVYSGTKNEKYFIHNHLSFTVKYHRDDNSELSRIVGFEVNPLSVKHQIDDKWNGVDTRLSTCDPHASKFVINSDSPQEVEADKEIIFTYDVHFEESEIKWASRWDTYLLMTDDQIHWFSIVNSLMIVLFLSGMVAMIMLRTLYRDISRYNQLETQEEAQEETGWKLVHGDVFRPPTHSDLLCVCVGTGVQFFGMLLVTMIFAVLGFLSPSNRGGLMTAMLLVWVLMGLLAGYSSSRLYKMLKGSEWKKITLQTAFLFPGVAFVIFFILNALIWGEKSSGAVPFTTMFALVLLWFGISVPLVFVGSYLGFKKPAMEPPVKTSKIPRQIPEQAWYMNPLFTILIGGVLPFGAVFIELFFILTSIWLHQFYYIFGFLFLVFVILVITCAEIAVVLCYFQLCSEDYMWWWRSYLTSGSSALYLFLYAAFYFFTKLQITKLVSGILYFGYMFLASYAFFVLTGTIGFCACFWFTRLIYSSVKID encoded by the exons ATGCGGACGCCGGCGATGCTCCGGTGGGCCGCGGCGCTCGCGGTCCTGCTCGCCGTCGCCGCGCCGGCCGCCGGGTTCTACCTCCCCGGCGTCGCCCCGACCGACTTCGCCAAG GGTGGTCCGCTTCCAGTGAAGGTGAATAAGTTGACATCTATCAAGACTCAACTCCCGTATACATATTACTCCCTTCCATTCTGCAAGCCAGATGCCATAGTTGACAGTGCCGAAAATCTCGGGGAGGTTCTTCGTGGCGATCGCATTGAGAACTCTCCTTATGTG TTCAAAATGCGAGAGCCCAAGATGTGTCAGATTGTCTGCAAAGCAAAGATCACTGAGAAAGAAGCCAAGGAGCTGAAGGAAAAGATAGAGGAAGAATACCGAGTGAACAT GATCCTGGACAACCTCCCGCTAGTTGTTCCTGTTAATAGGCAAGATAAGAACAGTATTGCTTATCAAGGTGGATATCATGTTGGTCTCAAAGGCGTGTATTCTGGA ACTAAGAATGAGAAATACTTCATCCACAACCATTTGTCATTTACGGTGAAGTATCACAGGGATGATAATTCAGAACTTTCCAGAATAGTGGGATTTGAGGTCAACCCACTCAG TGTCAAGCATCAGATTGATGATAAATGGAATGGTGTAGACACTCGCTTGAGCACTTGTGATCCTCATGCAAGCAAATTTGTCATAAACTCTGATTCTCCTCAGGAAGTTGAAGCTGACAAGGAAATCATATTCACATATGATGTTCATTTTGAG GAGAGTGAGATCAAGTGGGCATCACGTTGGGACACCTACCTGTTGATGACTGATGATCAGATTCATTGGTTTTCTATTGTGAACTCTCTCATGATCGTGCTTTTTCTATCTGGCATGGTTGCCATGATAATGCTTCGCACTCTCTACAGAGACATCTCTAGATACAATCAGCTTGAAACTCAAGAAGAAGCGCAAGAGGAAACAGGCTGGAAGCTTGTTCATGGGGACGTATTCCGTCCTCCAACCCACTCTGACTTGCTCTGTGTTTGTGTTGGCACTGGCGTCCAATTCTTTGGCATGCTCCTAGTTACAATGATCTTCGCTGTGTTGGGTTTCCTTTCTCCATCAAACCGGGGAGGACTGATGACTGCAATGCTTCTTGTCTGGGTCTTGATGGGGCTGCTTGCTGGCTATTCTTCTTCACGCCTCTACAAGATGTTGAAAGGTTCAGAGTGGAAGAAGATCACCCTGCAAACGGCTTTCCTGTTTCCAGGGGTTGCATTTGTTATTTTCTTCATCTTGAATGCTCTTATATGGGGGGAGAAGTCATCTGGTGCTGTCCCTTTCACCACAATGTTTGCACTGGTCCTCCTCTGGTTTGGCATCTCGGTACCCCTCGTCTTTGTTGGGAGTTATCTTGGGTTCAAGAAACCTGCCATGGAACCTCCAGTCAAGACAAGCAAGATTCCACGGCAGATCCCCGAGCAGGCTTGGTACATGAATCCGCTTTTCACTATTCTGATTGGTGGCGTCCTTCCATTTGGAGCAGTTTTCATTGAGCTTTTCTTCATCCTCACCTCCATCTGGCTGCACCAGTTCTACTACATCTTCGGCTTCCTCTTCCTCGTGTTTGTGATCCTTGTCATCACCTGCGCCGAGATCGCAGTCGTGCTCTGCTATTTCCAGCTCTGCAGCGAGGACTACATGTGGTGGTGGAGGTCCTACCTTACCTCAGGATCCTCCGCGCTGTACCTCTTCCTGTACGCTGCTTTCTACTTCTTCACGAAACTGCAGATCACTAAGCTGGTGTCTGGCATCTTGTACTTCGGCTACATGTTTCTCGCCTCCTATGCCTTCTTTGTGCTGACTGGCACAATTGGCTTCTGCGCCTGCTTCTGGTTCACTAGGTTGATTTACTCGTCAGTGAAGATCGATTAG